The following nucleotide sequence is from Spirochaetaceae bacterium.
CGGCCGGGGGAGAGCCGCCCAGTTTAGTTGCCCTTGGCATATCTGTTTCCACCAACATTGAGATGTAGAATGTTGGCTATATATAACATCACGCGCTTACGGGGTCAATCGCTTCCTTCCGTGAGGCAGCCTTCAATCTGCTCCTCCACCAGGACTACGGCGACCACGGCCGTAAGGGTCAGAAGGGCAATATCTCTTCAAGCCCATGCGCCGGAATCGGCAGGCGGGTAGGGATCGCGTCGAGAACGGCGGCACAGTTTGCATCGGTCAGAATCTCGGCGCCGTACTCGATCTGCTCGTTGATCCACTGGATGTCCCCCGCCCCCACCGCCGACTCGAGAAAATACAGTGGGCGCCCGAGGCGCAGTGCCTCCCACCCCTGGTACCGGGTGCCGCTGCCCTCGCCGGCCTCCACGACAACGGTTGCCGGTGACAGTAATGCCATGGTCCGGTTGCGTACCGCGAAGTTCCACTTTTGGACGATGCTCCCGCGAGCAAACTGAGAGACGGCAACGTGTTCTCGGATGATGAGACCCTGCAGCCGTGCATTGCTCCGGGGCGTTGCCTCACCGAGTGGAGCACCAAGCACGGCGATCGTGCGGCCGCCGCGCTCTATGGCGGTGGTGTGGGCCACCGTGTCGACGCCCAGCGCCAACCCGCTGAGTACGGCGATGTCCCGTTTCACCAACTCGGACACCAGTCGGCGAGTCCTCCGGACTCCGGCCGGGGATGGATGGCGTGATCCCACCACCGAGGCGATGCGCCCATGCGCGAAGATCGATGGATCACCGGCCACCCACAGTTGCCGGGGAGCGTACTTCCGTTCAATCTCGTTGAGCGGACCGATCAGATCCTCGACCGACCTGATCATGGTCTCAGCCACGTGCCCGCCGCTCTGGATGGACTGTCGGTAGCCGGTCAGGCTGCCACGACGGCGCGATCACACCCTGGCCGTTCGATTGCCGCATGCGATCCAACGGCCCGCCCGCGGTCCTTGGCATCGACCGCGAACACCGGAGCGCGCCGGGCTGCAGTCGGCACACTCTCGGCCTACGCATGCCGCTGAGCATGGCGCAACCTGTGGTGCGCTCCACAACGTACGCGCAAGTTCTCCGGCTCCGCACCGCCGCCGAGCGCGAACGGCACGATGTGGTCGATCTCCAGCCGATAGCGGGAGCCGCAGCGCCGCCCGCTGTGCGGGTCGACATAGCTGCAACAACCCTGATCGCGGCGCCACACCTCCCGCTTCACTGCTACCGGGATGTACCGCGAGCGGGAGCCCGGCACCGCGCCGCAGCAACTCAACGCGGCGAGGTGCCGGTCCAGTGCCGGCGAACGCTCCGCCGGCGCCACCGCGCCAAGCCCGGCGGCGTAAGCCAGCCGCTTCGCCGCCGAAGTCGGGAACCGGCAGCCGCCTCGCTCCGGTGCCAGCGACGCGCTGCGCCGGTCGGCTTCGAACCGCGGTCCGGCCGCGCACGTTGCACGGTCCTGAACCCCGCCCGCCCCCGCGTCGCGATCATCGCCGTCGGTTTGCCCGTGTCGCTTCGCCGGCGAAGCAGCCCCACCGCCGCTGCCACGCATCCCATTCGGTTGCCCGCATGCGTGCTCCGTCTCCGTCTCGCGACGGCGGCCCGGCGCCGAAGCGGCGGCACCACAACGGCGCTCCGCATCCTTGATATGCGCGTCCTCATACTGCCCGACTCGCTTCGGCCTTGAGTCGGAGCGGCGGACAATATCCGGCAACTGCTCGGACTTCGCGTCGCCGATCTCGACTTCGGTGTCCCGCTGCGCCGCGGCAACCGCCCGACCGCCACCGTCACCCGCGACTGTCCGCGATGCGAGACCGAGTTCTGCTTCGGATTGGCGCTTCGCCAGCGAAGCAGCGTGCCCGCCGCTGTTCGGTACCGCCACGGGCGAAGCGCCGCCATGTTCGGCCTCCCAGGGCCGCTTCGCGGCTGAGTCGGAGCCGCGGACAATATCCCGCGCCGCCGCAGACTTTGCGCCGCTGCGCTCGGCTCCCGTGTGGCGCTGCGCCGCCGTATCGGTGCGGCCGCCGCCGTCCCGCCCCGCCGCGGACTTCGTGCTGCCGTGCTCGGCTTCCGCAGGCCGCTTCGCCGCCGAAGGACGGGCAGTGCCATTCCGAACCGCCGCCCTAAACGATGCGTCATCTCGCTCGACTTCGTTCTGCCGTTCGACACCGCCTCCCTCCGCGCGCGCCCCGCTCCGCTTCACCGCCCCCGTGTCGTTCCCCTCCGCAACCACTACGTTCCGCTGCACCGGCTCCGTATCGCGCCGCGCCGGCTTGCTCGCGCTACCCGCGCCGGTGACCGAGCCGTGCCCGCCGGTGCGCCGCGCGCGCGGTGGGCGCTCCGGGTCGTAGCGGTCCAGGCCGTCACGCACCAGCCGCGCCACCAGCCCGCCCAGCGTCAGGTGCGGATCCGTGTGCGACAGCAGCATCTGCAGAACCTGTTCGAGCGCAGCGACCGCAGCCGGGGCCGTCCGCCGGGCGGTGGCGGAACCGGTGGCAGCCTGGGCAGGGCGCCGCGAAGTGGCGGTGCACCGGGGGAACCGGCACCGACGCGCGCCGACGGGCGCGATGCGGCACCCGCGCCGACACCGGCAGCCGGGCCGGTGCTGGATGCGGCCGCCCGGGAGGAGCTGGTCCGGCAGGCGGCGGGCAAGAGCACGCGCGAAGTGCAGCAGATGCTGGCCGAGGTGGACCCGGAGCTGGCGCAGCCGAGCGACCGCGTGCGCGCGCTTGGAGGGGGGCGCTGGGAGCTGAAGGCGGCGATCGACGCGGAGTGCCGGCACGGGCTGGAGAAGCTGCAGTTGCGCCGCGTTGCTCAGGTTCAGCTTGCCGTCCTGCAAAAGCTCGCGCGCCCCGCCGGTTTGGCTGCACAGCCGCATCGCCTTGATCCTCCGCCAGGCGGCGGCCGCGGTGTAGCCCAGTTCGTGCACGACGTAGTCGAACAAATTGCCGTAGCCGCGGGTCAGTTGGAGGCGCCGCGTCTCGATCTCGCGCAGATGGTCGAGCACCAGGATCTGCAGCGCCTGCTCGTGACGGGCGAGCTGCCGCGTTTGCGCCAACAGGAGGTAATCGGGGAGCGCGGCGACGGTGGACCAGAGGGTGGGAGAGGTCGCGGTATCCATGGCGTAAGTATACCATAGGATTCAAAATAGCCGATTTGTCCGAGTTCTCGATGGGAGTGAAACGTCGCCCGGAAGGTCGCTGAGCGGAGCGCTGGCTGCTCCGCGGAGGTCGAGTCGTGTCTGGAGAGTCGGAAGGGCCGCGGCGGGCCGTAGCACGCCGTTATGGGCCCCGCAAATCGCGTCAAGAGGTGCGCGCAACTTTTTTCATGTTCGCGATCTGTCGGGACGGCAGGCTGCCAGGTCCGAAGAGCCGGCTGGTGGGCGATGCTCGGGCATCGGTTTCATCGTCTTCGATGTCACGGAGTTGACCGTACAGACTCATCAACTTCCACTCCCGGCCCAAGGCTACTGCCGGACAAGCTCCGTTGGTCGCGCTTCAAGGTGGCCGCGCCGGAGCACTCGCGCGCTGACCAGCCTGACCGACGATCCGGGCGCGATCATCGCGCGGTGCGAAGGACCGCGCAAGCA
It contains:
- a CDS encoding DNA-processing protein DprA, whose product is MAETMIRSVEDLIGPLNEIERKYAPRQLWVAGDPSIFAHGRIASVVGSRHPSPAGVRRTRRLVSELVKRDIAVLSGLALGVDTVAHTTAIERGGRTIAVLGAPLGEATPRSNARLQGLIIREHVAVSQFARGSIVQKWNFAVRNRTMALLSPATVVVEAGEGSGTRYQGWEALRLGRPLYFLESAVGAGDIQWINEQIEYGAEILTDANCAAVLDAIPTRLPIPAHGLEEILPF